One Grus americana isolate bGruAme1 chromosome Z, bGruAme1.mat, whole genome shotgun sequence DNA window includes the following coding sequences:
- the RUSC2 gene encoding AP-4 complex accessory subunit RUSC2 isoform X3, producing the protein MDSPPKLTGETLIVHHIPLVHCQVPDRQCCSVSKRTNPFCQPELSITRTSALPDRDLSQTDSLVYSSFLQTSETSAEASDNKEGKARDLVVPSVSKRHNPFLLSEGEDLSIFGDDLGQKSFHLHNSLAAGKPPFHLHELALPPFHLHDSNHIVKSWNMASRSGVVDGQEDKISSDDNQKRNNANRCHQASERMELDECSCHRGSSSNFSFDGGDQEWNQNTGESLRNQGVLHSRTCSCSSSELQRCRCYSSSSQSEVIDQQMGYISDSSCNSSDGVLVNFSALYNKMNSHSRSNLNSANLSCDSSFCSHSDTGAFYLDLHSSPTESKMSCESHHPESSGKVCGCQRSSSPVLDANCNSYHLHCEPCTSESSDLTACFQSQARLVVATQNYYKLVTCDLSSQSSPSPAGSSITSCSEDHTKGSPAQPTEYYLFRRPDLRQEESNVECSEEEAKGEATQTVIEGQVYVNVSPPNLNTSRQRSRSYDQNLDRSPSSRLGSLERMVSCPVKLSESPAIPIQSSPPKRVTSFAELAKGRKKNVTSPPLRSSGDSSLEFSPIPETQQDCPTFLEERARRSQSLPPMPFIHGLNRSCEGFCLNHTFGDSQALCSTKDSVSSEKVPSGHGAGEQASLSLLTEADASFSGGSASGHGQRDVRARADGGGTDSKPVVRYSKDQRPTTLPIQPFVFQHHFSKPPKARALHSHFASSLSQLYSLSSNRPASQQISNSQSSASATSAEQAGATRSHAHSTLLTQRSVDGAASRNDGCIKKPAPETTRPSPLGSYSPVRCNVPFFQSVDSSSSPTTERAGESQPPRSRSCPISASLLPTRSSPAASAMQPSQATKADALRQKENPKPVPKKEAPLEPSPPLSEYRLHSGSLPPLSVGGMPVSRVGGHTDPQWRSGSENSSSGSLSSMGIRTLNGQSMRQLQLTYTDFFPDYFSLAEKPPAEFCLSPDGNTESVSIDLLQKKGLVKAINTAVDLIVAHFGTSRDPGVKAKLGNSSVSPNVGHLILKYLCPAVRDILSDGLKAYVLDVIIGQRRNIPWSVVEASTQLGPSTKLLHSLYSKISQYTELTNHTMRFNAFIFGLLNIRSLEFWFNHLYNHEDIILAHYQPVGFLCLSHSVCQPLFEELLLLLQPLSLLPFNLDLLFEHQLMQMGKEQQQQKELLRVKQDLLLSAHSTLQLMRTRGSSEDPDGCSTAPEACKVGAGDGDISPDHSPQQAVSERVKGVGASCGDGDREEERRKVRESTWEGKKDKQAGWWYQLMQSSQIYIEGSAEGSKLIRYEKKKALNDVPRSVETRKAPPPREGVVEGAEACPIAEGTLEERPKAASKPSPEAVEEPLEKPQQVLVSEEVKERSWPFWMGSPPDSVLTELKRSKEKETGTQQRVGAAAAPQEESSTSASEGSQPIKWGHLFGSRKVQKEPRQPNRLPSGWLSLDKSVFQLVAQTVGASMWREAAPEPEPCRPESPEGPPTAWPARGLSPHPPCEVKALCHHIATEAGQLSFNKGDILQVISKVDGDWLQCSLGSEKGLVPIMYVTHPEDEDY; encoded by the exons ATGGATAGTCCACCCAAACTGACTGGTGAGACACTGATTGTCCATCACATTCCCCTGGTGCATTGCCAGGTCCCTGATAGACAGTGCTGCTCCGTGAGCAAAAGGACCAACCCCTTCTGCCAGCCAGAGCTCAGCATTACGCGGACCTCTGCCCTTCCAGACAGAGACCTTTCACAGACTGACTCCTTGGTGTACAGCAGCTTTCTCCAGACCTCCGAAACCTCAGCAGAGGCCTCAGACAACAAAGAAGGCAAAGCAAGGGATTTGGTTGTCCCTAGTGTCAGTAAGCGACACAACCCTTTCCTGCTGAGTGAGGGTGAAGACCTCAGTATTTTTGGGGATGACTTGGGTCAAAAATCTTTCCACCTTCACAACTCACTTGCAGCAGGCAAACCTCCCTTTCATCTGCACGAGCTGGCCTTGCCCCCTTTCCACCTCCACGACTCCAACCACATTGTGAAATCCTGGAACATGGCCAGCCGGTCCGGTGTGGTAGACGGGCAAGAGGACAAAATCAGCAGTGACGACAACCAGAAGAGGAACAACGCGAACAGGTGCCACCAGGCCTCAGAACGCATGGAGCTGGATGAATGCAGCTGCCATCGCGGCAGCTCCTCCAACTTCTCCTTCGATGGTGGTGACCAGGAGTGGAACCAGAACACAGGTGAATCGCTGAGAAACCAGGGTGTGCTGCATAGCCGGACGTGCAGCTGTTCCAGCTCGGAGCTCCAGCGCTGTCGCTGCTACAGTTCATCAAGTCAGTCTGAAGTGATTGACCAACAGATGGGCTACATCAGTGACTCTTCTTGCAACAGCTCTGATGGGGTGCTGGTGAACTTCAGTGCTCTCTACAACAAAATGAACAGCCATTCTCGATCTAACCTGAATTCAGCCAACCTGTCCTGTGACTCTTCCTTCTGTAGCCACTCAGACACAGGAGCTTTTTATCTGGATTTGCATTCATCACCCACAGAATCCAAGATGTCTTGCGAGTCGCATCACCCAGAGAGTTCAGGGAAGGTGTGTGGGTGTCAACGCTCCTCCTCACCTGTCCTTGATGCTAACTGCAACTCTTACCACCTCCACTGTGAGCCTTGCACTTCAGAGAGCTCAGACCTCACTGCTTGCTTCCAGAGCCAAGCACGGCTTGTTGTGGCTACTCAGAATTATTATAAGTTAGTCACATGTGACTTGTCTTCCCAGTcatcccccagcccagcaggatCATCCATAACTAGCTGCTCAGAAGACCATACCAAAGgtagcccagctcagcccactGAATACTATCTGTTTAGAAGGCCTGACCTGAGACAAGAAGAAAGCAACGTGGAGTGCAGCGAAGAGGAGGCAAAGGGAGAAGCCACCCAGACCGTGATTGAGGGTCAGGTCTATGTGAATGTGTCACCACCCAATCTCAACACAAGCCGGCAGCGCTCCAGGAGCTATGATCAGAACCTGGACAGGAgtcccagcagcaggctgggctcCTTGGAGCGTATGGTGAGCTGTCCGGTCAAGCTGAGTGAAAGTCCAGCAATACCCATCCAGAGTTCTCCCCCAAAGCGAGTGACATCTTTTGCTGAACTAGCTAAAGGCCGGAAGAAGAACGTCACCTCCCCACCACTCCGGTCCAGTGGTGATTCCTCCTTGGAGTTCTCCCCTATCCCTGAGACACAGCAGGATTGCCCAACCTTCCTTGAAGAAAGAGCTCGCCGCAGCCAGAGTCTTCCACCCATGCCCTTCATCCATGGCCTGAACCGGAGCTGCGAGGGCTTCTGTTTGAATCACACTTTTGgggacagccaggctttgtgttCCACCAAAGACTCTGTCTCCAGTGAGAAGGTCCCCAGTGGGCATGGGGCAGGTGAGCAAGCCTCTCTATCCCTGCTGACGGAGGCAGATGCCAGCTTCTCAGGTGGCTCTGCCAGTGGCCATGGACAAAGAGATGTTAGAGCCCGAGCAGACG GTGGTGGCACAGACAGCAAGCCTGTGGTACGCTACAGCAAGGACCAGCGTCCCACGACTCTGCCCATCCAGCCCTTTGTTTTCCAGCACCATTTCAGCAAGCCACCCAAGGCCCGTGCCCTGCACAGCCATTttgcctccagcctttctcaaCTCTACAGCTTGTCCAGCAACCGCCCTGCCAGCCAGCAGATCTCCAATTCTCAGTCCTCAGCCTCGGCCACCTccgcagagcaggcaggagcgaCGCGGAGCCATGCCCACAGCACGCTCCTGACACAGCGCTCAGTGGATGGAGCTGCCTCCCGCAATGATGGCTGCATTAAGAAGCCTGCTCCTGAGACAACCCGGCCGTCCCCCCTGGGGAGTTACTCTCCTGTGCGATGCAACGTGCCTTTCTTTCAAAGCGTGgactcctcttcctcacccacCACGGAGAGAGCTGGAGAGAGCCAGCCCCCCAGGAGCAGGTCCTGCCCCATCTCCGCCAGCCTGCTTCCCACGAGATCTTCCCCTGCTGCCAGTGCCATGCAGCCCTCCCAAGCCACCAAAGCTGATGCCCTGAGGCAAAAGGAGAACCCCAAGCCGGTTCCCAAAAAGGAGGCACCGCTGGAGCCAAGCCCACCGCTCTCCGAGTACCGACTCCACAGtggctccctcccacccctctcGGTGGGTGGTATGCCTGTGAGCAGAGTGGGAGGCCACACGGATCCCCAGTGGAGAAGTGGCAGTGAGAACAGCAGCTCTGGTTCCCTGAGCAGCATGGGAATACGGACCCTCAATG GACAGTCTATGAGGCAACTCCAGCTTACCTACACTGACTTCTTCCCTGACTACTTCTCACTAGCAGAGAAACCCCCTGCTGAGTTCTGCCTCTCCCCAGATGGCAACACAGAGTCTGTCTCCATTGacctgctgcagaagaaag GTCTGGTGAAGGCAATCAACACTGCTGTTGACCTGATTGTGGCTCACTTTGGAACCAGCAGGGATCCAGGGGTGAAG GCCAAACTTGGGAACAGCTCTGTGAGCCCCAATGTAGGGCATCTCATCCTGAAATACCTGTGCCCTGCTGTCCGGGACATCCTGAGTGATGGGCTCAAGGCTTATGTCCTGGACGTGATCATTGGACAGAGGAGGAACATCCCCTGGAGCGTGGTGGAGGCGTCCACCCAGCTAG GCCCCTCTACCAAGTTGCTGCACAGCCTCTATAGCAAGATCAGCCAGTACACGGAGCTCACCAACCACACCATGAGGTTCAACGCATTCATTTTTGGCCTCCTCAA TATCCGGTCCTTGGAGTTCTGGTTCAACCACCTCTACAACCATGAAG ATATCATCCTGGCACACTACCAGCCAGTGGGCTTCTTGTGCCTGTCTCACAGCGTGTGCCAGCCTCTTTTCGAggagctcctgctcctgctccagcctctctccctgctgcccttCAACCTAGACCTCCTTTTCGAGCACCAACTGATGCAGATgggcaaagagcagcagcagcaaaaggagcTGCTGCGTGTGAAGCAGGACCTGCTGCTTTCCGCACACTCCACCCTGCAGCTGATGCGGACGCGGGGCAGCAGTGAGGATCCCGACGGCTGCAGCACTGCCCCTGAAGCATGCAAAGTGGGTGCTGGAGATGGTGACATCTCACCGGACCACAGTCCCCAGCAAGCTGTGAGTGAGAGGGTGAAGGGGGTGGGGGCCTCCTGTGGAGATGGTGACAGGGAGGAAGAGCGGAGGAAGGTGAGAGAGAGCAcctgggaggggaagaaggacAAGCAGGCAGGCTGGTGGTACCAGCTCATGCAGAGCTCTCAGATTTACATCGAGGGCTCGGCTGAAGGCTCAAAGCTCATCCGCTATGAGAAGAAGAAGGCTTTGAATGATGTGCCCAGGTCAGTGGAGACCCGCAAGGCACCACCTCCCCGTGAAGGAGTGGTGGAGGGTGCAGAGGCTTGTCCCATTGCTGAGGGAACCTTGGAGGAGAGGCCCAAGGCTGCCAGCAAGCCAAGTCCTGAAGCTGTGGAAGAGCCCTTGGAAAAGCCCCAACAAGTGCTGGTCAGTGAAGAGGTGAAGGAACGGAGCTGGCCCTTCTGGAtgggcagccccccagactCAGTGCTTACAGAGCTGAAGCGCAGCAAGGAGAAGGAGACTGGGACTCAGCAGAgagtgggagcagcagcagccccccaaGAGGAGAGCAGCACCAGTGCATCAGAGGGCAGCCAGCCCATCAAGTGGGGGCACTTGTTTGGGTCCAGGAAGGTGCAAAAAGAGCCCAGGCAGCCTAACAG GTTGCCCTCCGGCTGGCTGAGCTTGGATAAGTCTGTGTTCCAGCTGGTGGCCCAGACGGTTGGGGCGAGCATGTGGCGAGAAGCAGCCCCTGAGCCGGAGCCCTGCCGGCCAGAGTCACCTGAAGGGCCCCCCACGGCATGGCCAGCCCGGGGGCTGTCTCCCCACCCTCCCTG TGAGGTGAAAGCTCTTTGCCATCACATTGCCACCGAGGCAGGACAGCTGAGCTTCAACAAGGGGGACATCCTGCAGGTCATCTCCAAGGTGGATGGTGACTGGCTGCAGTGCAGCCTCGGCTCCGAGAAGGGACTGGTGCCCATCATGTATGTCACCCATCCGGAGGACGAGGACTACTGA
- the RUSC2 gene encoding AP-4 complex accessory subunit RUSC2 isoform X4 translates to MDSPPKLTGETLIVHHIPLVHCQVPDRQCCSVSKRTNPFCQPELSITRTSALPDRDLSQTDSLVYSSFLQTSETSAEASDNKEGKARDLVVPSVSKRHNPFLLSEGEDLSIFGDDLGQKSFHLHNSLAAGKPPFHLHELALPPFHLHDSNHIVKSWNMASRSGVVDGQEDKISSDDNQKRNNANRCHQASERMELDECSCHRGSSSNFSFDGGDQEWNQNTGESLRNQGVLHSRTCSCSSSELQRCRCYSSSSQSEVIDQQMGYISDSSCNSSDGVLVNFSALYNKMNSHSRSNLNSANLSCDSSFCSHSDTGAFYLDLHSSPTESKMSCESHHPESSGKVCGCQRSSSPVLDANCNSYHLHCEPCTSESSDLTACFQSQARLVVATQNYYKLVTCDLSSQSSPSPAGSSITSCSEDHTKGSPAQPTEYYLFRRPDLRQEESNVECSEEEAKGEATQTVIEGQVYVNVSPPNLNTSRQRSRSYDQNLDRSPSSRLGSLERMVSCPVKLSESPAIPIQSSPPKRVTSFAELAKGRKKNVTSPPLRSSGDSSLEFSPIPETQQDCPTFLEERARRSQSLPPMPFIHGLNRSCEGFCLNHTFGDSQALCSTKDSVSSEKVPSGHGAGGGTDSKPVVRYSKDQRPTTLPIQPFVFQHHFSKPPKARALHSHFASSLSQLYSLSSNRPASQQISNSQSSASATSAEQAGATRSHAHSTLLTQRSVDGAASRNDGCIKKPAPETTRPSPLGSYSPVRCNVPFFQSVDSSSSPTTERAGESQPPRSRSCPISASLLPTRSSPAASAMQPSQATKADALRQKENPKPVPKKEAPLEPSPPLSEYRLHSGSLPPLSVGGMPVSRVGGHTDPQWRSGSENSSSGSLSSMGIRTLNGQSMRQLQLTYTDFFPDYFSLAEKPPAEFCLSPDGNTESVSIDLLQKKGLVKAINTAVDLIVAHFGTSRDPGVKAKLGNSSVSPNVGHLILKYLCPAVRDILSDGLKAYVLDVIIGQRRNIPWSVVEASTQLGPSTKLLHSLYSKISQYTELTNHTMRFNAFIFGLLNIRSLEFWFNHLYNHEDIILAHYQPVGFLCLSHSVCQPLFEELLLLLQPLSLLPFNLDLLFEHQLMQMGKEQQQQKELLRVKQDLLLSAHSTLQLMRTRGSSEDPDGCSTAPEACKVGAGDGDISPDHSPQQAVSERVKGVGASCGDGDREEERRKVRESTWEGKKDKQAGWWYQLMQSSQIYIEGSAEGSKLIRYEKKKALNDVPRSVETRKAPPPREGVVEGAEACPIAEGTLEERPKAASKPSPEAVEEPLEKPQQVLVSEEVKERSWPFWMGSPPDSVLTELKRSKEKETGTQQRVGAAAAPQEESSTSASEGSQPIKWGHLFGSRKVQKEPRQPNRLPSGWLSLDKSVFQLVAQTVGASMWREAAPEPEPCRPESPEGPPTAWPARGLSPHPPCEVKALCHHIATEAGQLSFNKGDILQVISKVDGDWLQCSLGSEKGLVPIMYVTHPEDEDY, encoded by the exons ATGGATAGTCCACCCAAACTGACTGGTGAGACACTGATTGTCCATCACATTCCCCTGGTGCATTGCCAGGTCCCTGATAGACAGTGCTGCTCCGTGAGCAAAAGGACCAACCCCTTCTGCCAGCCAGAGCTCAGCATTACGCGGACCTCTGCCCTTCCAGACAGAGACCTTTCACAGACTGACTCCTTGGTGTACAGCAGCTTTCTCCAGACCTCCGAAACCTCAGCAGAGGCCTCAGACAACAAAGAAGGCAAAGCAAGGGATTTGGTTGTCCCTAGTGTCAGTAAGCGACACAACCCTTTCCTGCTGAGTGAGGGTGAAGACCTCAGTATTTTTGGGGATGACTTGGGTCAAAAATCTTTCCACCTTCACAACTCACTTGCAGCAGGCAAACCTCCCTTTCATCTGCACGAGCTGGCCTTGCCCCCTTTCCACCTCCACGACTCCAACCACATTGTGAAATCCTGGAACATGGCCAGCCGGTCCGGTGTGGTAGACGGGCAAGAGGACAAAATCAGCAGTGACGACAACCAGAAGAGGAACAACGCGAACAGGTGCCACCAGGCCTCAGAACGCATGGAGCTGGATGAATGCAGCTGCCATCGCGGCAGCTCCTCCAACTTCTCCTTCGATGGTGGTGACCAGGAGTGGAACCAGAACACAGGTGAATCGCTGAGAAACCAGGGTGTGCTGCATAGCCGGACGTGCAGCTGTTCCAGCTCGGAGCTCCAGCGCTGTCGCTGCTACAGTTCATCAAGTCAGTCTGAAGTGATTGACCAACAGATGGGCTACATCAGTGACTCTTCTTGCAACAGCTCTGATGGGGTGCTGGTGAACTTCAGTGCTCTCTACAACAAAATGAACAGCCATTCTCGATCTAACCTGAATTCAGCCAACCTGTCCTGTGACTCTTCCTTCTGTAGCCACTCAGACACAGGAGCTTTTTATCTGGATTTGCATTCATCACCCACAGAATCCAAGATGTCTTGCGAGTCGCATCACCCAGAGAGTTCAGGGAAGGTGTGTGGGTGTCAACGCTCCTCCTCACCTGTCCTTGATGCTAACTGCAACTCTTACCACCTCCACTGTGAGCCTTGCACTTCAGAGAGCTCAGACCTCACTGCTTGCTTCCAGAGCCAAGCACGGCTTGTTGTGGCTACTCAGAATTATTATAAGTTAGTCACATGTGACTTGTCTTCCCAGTcatcccccagcccagcaggatCATCCATAACTAGCTGCTCAGAAGACCATACCAAAGgtagcccagctcagcccactGAATACTATCTGTTTAGAAGGCCTGACCTGAGACAAGAAGAAAGCAACGTGGAGTGCAGCGAAGAGGAGGCAAAGGGAGAAGCCACCCAGACCGTGATTGAGGGTCAGGTCTATGTGAATGTGTCACCACCCAATCTCAACACAAGCCGGCAGCGCTCCAGGAGCTATGATCAGAACCTGGACAGGAgtcccagcagcaggctgggctcCTTGGAGCGTATGGTGAGCTGTCCGGTCAAGCTGAGTGAAAGTCCAGCAATACCCATCCAGAGTTCTCCCCCAAAGCGAGTGACATCTTTTGCTGAACTAGCTAAAGGCCGGAAGAAGAACGTCACCTCCCCACCACTCCGGTCCAGTGGTGATTCCTCCTTGGAGTTCTCCCCTATCCCTGAGACACAGCAGGATTGCCCAACCTTCCTTGAAGAAAGAGCTCGCCGCAGCCAGAGTCTTCCACCCATGCCCTTCATCCATGGCCTGAACCGGAGCTGCGAGGGCTTCTGTTTGAATCACACTTTTGgggacagccaggctttgtgttCCACCAAAGACTCTGTCTCCAGTGAGAAGGTCCCCAGTGGGCATGGGGCAG GTGGTGGCACAGACAGCAAGCCTGTGGTACGCTACAGCAAGGACCAGCGTCCCACGACTCTGCCCATCCAGCCCTTTGTTTTCCAGCACCATTTCAGCAAGCCACCCAAGGCCCGTGCCCTGCACAGCCATTttgcctccagcctttctcaaCTCTACAGCTTGTCCAGCAACCGCCCTGCCAGCCAGCAGATCTCCAATTCTCAGTCCTCAGCCTCGGCCACCTccgcagagcaggcaggagcgaCGCGGAGCCATGCCCACAGCACGCTCCTGACACAGCGCTCAGTGGATGGAGCTGCCTCCCGCAATGATGGCTGCATTAAGAAGCCTGCTCCTGAGACAACCCGGCCGTCCCCCCTGGGGAGTTACTCTCCTGTGCGATGCAACGTGCCTTTCTTTCAAAGCGTGgactcctcttcctcacccacCACGGAGAGAGCTGGAGAGAGCCAGCCCCCCAGGAGCAGGTCCTGCCCCATCTCCGCCAGCCTGCTTCCCACGAGATCTTCCCCTGCTGCCAGTGCCATGCAGCCCTCCCAAGCCACCAAAGCTGATGCCCTGAGGCAAAAGGAGAACCCCAAGCCGGTTCCCAAAAAGGAGGCACCGCTGGAGCCAAGCCCACCGCTCTCCGAGTACCGACTCCACAGtggctccctcccacccctctcGGTGGGTGGTATGCCTGTGAGCAGAGTGGGAGGCCACACGGATCCCCAGTGGAGAAGTGGCAGTGAGAACAGCAGCTCTGGTTCCCTGAGCAGCATGGGAATACGGACCCTCAATG GACAGTCTATGAGGCAACTCCAGCTTACCTACACTGACTTCTTCCCTGACTACTTCTCACTAGCAGAGAAACCCCCTGCTGAGTTCTGCCTCTCCCCAGATGGCAACACAGAGTCTGTCTCCATTGacctgctgcagaagaaag GTCTGGTGAAGGCAATCAACACTGCTGTTGACCTGATTGTGGCTCACTTTGGAACCAGCAGGGATCCAGGGGTGAAG GCCAAACTTGGGAACAGCTCTGTGAGCCCCAATGTAGGGCATCTCATCCTGAAATACCTGTGCCCTGCTGTCCGGGACATCCTGAGTGATGGGCTCAAGGCTTATGTCCTGGACGTGATCATTGGACAGAGGAGGAACATCCCCTGGAGCGTGGTGGAGGCGTCCACCCAGCTAG GCCCCTCTACCAAGTTGCTGCACAGCCTCTATAGCAAGATCAGCCAGTACACGGAGCTCACCAACCACACCATGAGGTTCAACGCATTCATTTTTGGCCTCCTCAA TATCCGGTCCTTGGAGTTCTGGTTCAACCACCTCTACAACCATGAAG ATATCATCCTGGCACACTACCAGCCAGTGGGCTTCTTGTGCCTGTCTCACAGCGTGTGCCAGCCTCTTTTCGAggagctcctgctcctgctccagcctctctccctgctgcccttCAACCTAGACCTCCTTTTCGAGCACCAACTGATGCAGATgggcaaagagcagcagcagcaaaaggagcTGCTGCGTGTGAAGCAGGACCTGCTGCTTTCCGCACACTCCACCCTGCAGCTGATGCGGACGCGGGGCAGCAGTGAGGATCCCGACGGCTGCAGCACTGCCCCTGAAGCATGCAAAGTGGGTGCTGGAGATGGTGACATCTCACCGGACCACAGTCCCCAGCAAGCTGTGAGTGAGAGGGTGAAGGGGGTGGGGGCCTCCTGTGGAGATGGTGACAGGGAGGAAGAGCGGAGGAAGGTGAGAGAGAGCAcctgggaggggaagaaggacAAGCAGGCAGGCTGGTGGTACCAGCTCATGCAGAGCTCTCAGATTTACATCGAGGGCTCGGCTGAAGGCTCAAAGCTCATCCGCTATGAGAAGAAGAAGGCTTTGAATGATGTGCCCAGGTCAGTGGAGACCCGCAAGGCACCACCTCCCCGTGAAGGAGTGGTGGAGGGTGCAGAGGCTTGTCCCATTGCTGAGGGAACCTTGGAGGAGAGGCCCAAGGCTGCCAGCAAGCCAAGTCCTGAAGCTGTGGAAGAGCCCTTGGAAAAGCCCCAACAAGTGCTGGTCAGTGAAGAGGTGAAGGAACGGAGCTGGCCCTTCTGGAtgggcagccccccagactCAGTGCTTACAGAGCTGAAGCGCAGCAAGGAGAAGGAGACTGGGACTCAGCAGAgagtgggagcagcagcagccccccaaGAGGAGAGCAGCACCAGTGCATCAGAGGGCAGCCAGCCCATCAAGTGGGGGCACTTGTTTGGGTCCAGGAAGGTGCAAAAAGAGCCCAGGCAGCCTAACAG GTTGCCCTCCGGCTGGCTGAGCTTGGATAAGTCTGTGTTCCAGCTGGTGGCCCAGACGGTTGGGGCGAGCATGTGGCGAGAAGCAGCCCCTGAGCCGGAGCCCTGCCGGCCAGAGTCACCTGAAGGGCCCCCCACGGCATGGCCAGCCCGGGGGCTGTCTCCCCACCCTCCCTG TGAGGTGAAAGCTCTTTGCCATCACATTGCCACCGAGGCAGGACAGCTGAGCTTCAACAAGGGGGACATCCTGCAGGTCATCTCCAAGGTGGATGGTGACTGGCTGCAGTGCAGCCTCGGCTCCGAGAAGGGACTGGTGCCCATCATGTATGTCACCCATCCGGAGGACGAGGACTACTGA